A genomic window from Vitis riparia cultivar Riparia Gloire de Montpellier isolate 1030 chromosome 18, EGFV_Vit.rip_1.0, whole genome shotgun sequence includes:
- the LOC117907633 gene encoding histidinol-phosphate aminotransferase, chloroplastic-like isoform X2, whose translation MGVINIYDISSLCVVKHNTGIHLLEPRAPICSFEGRRKGVTCMTSAMPVKQVSEVQERLTGDSFIRPHLKNLSPYQPILPFEVLSSRLGRKPEDIVKLDANENPYGPPPEVFEALGSLKFPYVYPDPESRRLRAALAEDSGIESDYILAGCGADELIDLIMRCVLDPGDKIVDCPPTFTMYEFDAAVNGALVLKVPRNSDFSLNLEAIADVVEKEKPKCIFLTSPNNPDGSIINDEILLKILELPILVVLDEAYIEFSGIESRMGWVKKFENLIVLRTFSKRAGLAGLRVGYGAFPLSIIEYLWRAKQPYNVSVAAEVSACAALQNPAYLEVKEVLVQERDRLYKLLKEVPFLNPFPSYSNFILCEVTSGMDAKKLKDDLAKKGVMIRHYSNKELKGYVRVSVGKPEHTDALMACLNSLS comes from the exons ATGGGTGTGATTAATATCTACGATATTTCCTCTCTTTGTGTGGTCAAACACAATACTGGTATTCACTTATTGGAACCCCGAGCACCCATTTGTTCATTTGAGGGAAGGCGCAAGGGGGTTACTTGTATGACCTCCGCCATGCCTGTAAAACAGGTCAGTGAGGTCCAGGAACGCCTAACTGGAGACTCATTCATCCGACCCCATCTCAAGAATTTGTCACCTTATCAACCCATTTTGCCTTTTGag GTTTTGTCATCACGTCTTGGCAGGAAGCCTGAAGATATTGTCAAGCTAGATGCAAATGAAAACCCTTATGGTCCACCCCCAGAG GTATTTGAAGCTTTGGGGTCATTGAAATTCCCATATGTTTATCCTGACCCTGAAAGCCGTCGATTACGAGCTGCACTTGCAGAAGATTCAGGCATTGAGTCTGATTATATTCTTGCCGGATGTGGTGCAGATGAGCTCATTGATTTGATTATGCG ATGTGTACTGGATCCTGGTGACAAGATTGTGGATTGTCCGCCAACTTTCACAATGTATGAATTTGATGCTGCTGTTAATGGGGCACTTGTTCTCAAAG TACCGAGGAATTCAGACTTCAGTCTGAATTTAGAGGCCATTGCTGATGTTGTTGAGAAGGAGAAACCAAAATGCATATTCCTAACTTCTCCCAACAACCCAGATGGAAG TATTATCAATGATGAAATTCTCTTGAAGATCCTTGAGCTGCCTATTTTGGTTGTGCTGGATGAAGCATACATTGAATTTTCAGGAATTGAGTCTAGGATGGGATGGGTGAAGAAGTTTGAGAATTTAATTGTCCTGAGGACATTTAGCAAAAGAGCTG GATTAGCTGGACTCCGTGTGGGGTATGGAGCATTTCCTTTGAGCATTATTGAGTATCTTTGGAGAGCAAAGCAACCATATAATGTTTCTGTTGCTGCTGAAGTTTCTGCATGTGCAGCATTGCAGAATCCCGCCTATTTGGAg GTGAAAGAAGTTTTGGTACAAGAGCGGGATAGGCTGTATAAGCTTCTGAAAGAAGTGCCATTTCTCAACCCATTTCCAAGCTATTCTAATTTCATTCTTTGTGAAGTTACATCTGGTATGGATGCTAAGAAGCTAAAG GATGATCTTGCAAAAAAGGGCGTGATGATCCGTCACTACAGTAACAAAGAATTGAAGGGATATGTTCGTGTCTCTGTTGGGAAGCCTGAACACACAGACGCCTTGATGGCGTGCCTCAATTCCCTATCTTGA
- the LOC117907633 gene encoding histidinol-phosphate aminotransferase, chloroplastic-like isoform X1 — MGVINIYDISSLCVVKHNTGIHLLEPRAPICSFEGRRKGVTCMTSAMPVKQVSEVQERLTGDSFIRPHLKNLSPYQPILPFEVLSSRLGRKPEDIVKLDANENPYGPPPEVFEALGSLKFPYVYPDPESRRLRAALAEDSGIESDYILAGCGADELIDLIMRCVLDPGDKIVDCPPTFTMYEFDAAVNGALVLKVPRNSDFSLNLEAIADVVEKEKPKCIFLTSPNNPDGSIINDEILLKILELPILVVLDEAYIEFSGIESRMGWVKKFENLIVLRTFSKRAGLAGLRVGYGAFPLSIIEYLWRAKQPYNVSVAAEVSACAALQNPAYLEKVKEVLVQERDRLYKLLKEVPFLNPFPSYSNFILCEVTSGMDAKKLKDDLAKKGVMIRHYSNKELKGYVRVSVGKPEHTDALMACLNSLS; from the exons ATGGGTGTGATTAATATCTACGATATTTCCTCTCTTTGTGTGGTCAAACACAATACTGGTATTCACTTATTGGAACCCCGAGCACCCATTTGTTCATTTGAGGGAAGGCGCAAGGGGGTTACTTGTATGACCTCCGCCATGCCTGTAAAACAGGTCAGTGAGGTCCAGGAACGCCTAACTGGAGACTCATTCATCCGACCCCATCTCAAGAATTTGTCACCTTATCAACCCATTTTGCCTTTTGag GTTTTGTCATCACGTCTTGGCAGGAAGCCTGAAGATATTGTCAAGCTAGATGCAAATGAAAACCCTTATGGTCCACCCCCAGAG GTATTTGAAGCTTTGGGGTCATTGAAATTCCCATATGTTTATCCTGACCCTGAAAGCCGTCGATTACGAGCTGCACTTGCAGAAGATTCAGGCATTGAGTCTGATTATATTCTTGCCGGATGTGGTGCAGATGAGCTCATTGATTTGATTATGCG ATGTGTACTGGATCCTGGTGACAAGATTGTGGATTGTCCGCCAACTTTCACAATGTATGAATTTGATGCTGCTGTTAATGGGGCACTTGTTCTCAAAG TACCGAGGAATTCAGACTTCAGTCTGAATTTAGAGGCCATTGCTGATGTTGTTGAGAAGGAGAAACCAAAATGCATATTCCTAACTTCTCCCAACAACCCAGATGGAAG TATTATCAATGATGAAATTCTCTTGAAGATCCTTGAGCTGCCTATTTTGGTTGTGCTGGATGAAGCATACATTGAATTTTCAGGAATTGAGTCTAGGATGGGATGGGTGAAGAAGTTTGAGAATTTAATTGTCCTGAGGACATTTAGCAAAAGAGCTG GATTAGCTGGACTCCGTGTGGGGTATGGAGCATTTCCTTTGAGCATTATTGAGTATCTTTGGAGAGCAAAGCAACCATATAATGTTTCTGTTGCTGCTGAAGTTTCTGCATGTGCAGCATTGCAGAATCCCGCCTATTTGGAg AAGGTGAAAGAAGTTTTGGTACAAGAGCGGGATAGGCTGTATAAGCTTCTGAAAGAAGTGCCATTTCTCAACCCATTTCCAAGCTATTCTAATTTCATTCTTTGTGAAGTTACATCTGGTATGGATGCTAAGAAGCTAAAG GATGATCTTGCAAAAAAGGGCGTGATGATCCGTCACTACAGTAACAAAGAATTGAAGGGATATGTTCGTGTCTCTGTTGGGAAGCCTGAACACACAGACGCCTTGATGGCGTGCCTCAATTCCCTATCTTGA
- the LOC117907591 gene encoding uncharacterized protein LOC117907591 yields MATEDFSFPIVSDAFPRFIDSPPLWHASSATLCHEGPTTSNTSGQQEDDEEGGCFASTSKPVDHPRRKSFSCVERGGRMAGGGDGIEDDEEDRMDMLWEDFNEELHNRCGPRSGSKEEMVKVGCVQGVAAPRTGGAVVAARRAASLLVLVKMLRKLFQLHNSHSTRKAHAL; encoded by the coding sequence ATGGCTACTGAAGACTTCAGTTTTCCGATTGTCTCCGACGCCTTCCCTCGCTTTATCGACTCGCCCCCTCTCTGGCACGCTTCTTCCGCAACCCTTTGCCATGAAGGACCAACCACCAGCAACACAAGTGGGCAACaagaagatgatgaggaaggTGGTTGTTTTGCATCGACATCAAAGCCAGTCGATCACCCCCGAAGGAAGAGCTTTTCGTGTGTAGAGAGAGGCGGGAGGATGGCGGGTGGAGGAGATGGGATTGAGGACGATGAGGAGGATAGGATGGACATGTTGTGGGAGGACTTCAATGAAGAACTGCATAACAGGTGTGGTCCGAGGTCGGGTTCTAAGGAGGAGATGGTGAAGGTGGGGTGCGTTCAGGGGGTGGCGGCACCGAGAACTGGAGGCGCAGTGGTGGCTGCTAGGAGGGCTGCAAGTTTGCTGGTGCTTGTGAAGATGTTGAGGAAGCTCTTCCAGCTCCATAATTCTCATTCTACCCGTAAGGCCCATGCTTTGTGA